A window of Deltaproteobacteria bacterium genomic DNA:
TGGGACTGAGATTTTATAGATTTGCATACTGAACTACAGCCGCCTTTATTAGTTTACCAATCCTGTGCTGCACTGACACCGACTGTAGCAAACCTCACCTTTTCCTTGAATGTATTTAATTCCTTATCCCTGATTGTGCGGAGAATCTCCTCTGCCTCTTTCCTTGACATATCCTTCAAAGAACCGCGCCAGCCCCTCTTTGCATTGCCTGTACCGACCTTGCCTGACTCCTCCTTCTGAAACTCCAGTGCGCCTTCAGTTATCTTTGCCTCTGCATCTTCACTGCTCAAAGCCTCTATCTCCATCCCTTCCCTGCTTATCAAAGGGTTAGGTATATCACCTGCATAAAAACCTGATTTTTCTTTTTCCATTGTCTTTAACCGTGCCAGAGCAATCTCAAGATTATACCTTGCATCTATATCGTCCGGATTTAACCGCACAGCCTC
This region includes:
- a CDS encoding tetratricopeptide repeat protein, producing LLGMGKGDGSVEKVREGNRHFQEKRYEEAIANYKEAIKINPSASVPFFNIGTAKYRQGYYASAINDFNAVIAKKDSALEAKAHYNLGNAFFKANMVKQSVYSFKEAVRLNPDDIDARYNLEIALARLKTMEKEKSGFYAGDIPNPLISREGMEIEALSSEDAEAKITEGALEFQKEESGKVGTGNAKRGWRGSLKDMSRKEAEEILRTIRDKELNTFKEKVRFATVGVSAAQDW